Part of the Fodinicola acaciae genome is shown below.
GTCCCGGCCGGCCGCTATCGCGTCGACGCCCAAACCACCCGTGGCGACCGGAATGTCAGCCTCAGCAACGATTCCGCCGCGGCCTACCACGTCGACGTCCGTACGACCAACGGCGATGTGACCGTCAAACAGTTCTAGCCTCGGGCTTTCATCTGTTGGCCGGTGACACGGCCTAGAAATGCACGGAAGTGCCTGTCCAGTGCGGGAAACTTGGGATTGCGACGTCTCAAGGGTCACTGCACTGGAAGGCACTCCGTAGGTGAAGGTTAACAGGGTTGGCGGGTTGGTTCTGGATCCGGCTCGCGAGTCGTTGGTGTCCTCTGCTGGCGGACTGTTGTTACGGCAGACGATCCGGTTGTCAGGTGTGCGGCGAGCGTTGTCGGTAGCCCTTGATCCGTGGCGTGGTCGCCGGGTCCGCCACGGTCCGGGGAAGATCGTTTGCGACCTGGCGACCGCGGTTGCGCTCGGCGGTGACTGTTTAGCGGATGTGAGCGTGGTCCGGGCGCAACCTGGACTGTTCGGGCCGGTGGCCAGCGATCCGACGATATCGCGGCTGGTCAGCACGTTGGCTGGCGATGTTGATGCTGTCCTGCCGGCGATCCGGTCCGCGCGGGCTCAGGCGCGGTGCGCGGTCTGGAAGCGGCGCCGGCCGTTGGCCGGCCGTGCGGGTAGTCGCGACGGCGGCCAAGTCATCATCGATCTGGACTCGACATTGGTGACCGCGCACTCGGACAAAGAACGTGCCTGCGCTACCCACAAACGCGGGTTCGGATTCGCGCCGATGTGCGCGTTCGTCGACCATGGCCAGTACGGGACCGGAGAAAGCCTGGTGCTGCAACTGCGTCCTGGCAACGCTTCACCGTGGAACAAGCAGGACCATGTCCAGGCTCTGGATCTGGCGCTGGCCCAGCTGCCCGAAGGCGAGCGCGCGCAGGTGTTGGTCCGTGCCGATTCCGGCGCGTGTTCCAAGGCGTTCCTGCATCACATCACCGATCTGGGGTTGGAGTATTCGATCGGATTCCCGGCCCATGAAACGGTCAAAGCCGCGATGGAGGCTATCCCGCCGCAGGCCTGGAGACCGGCTGTTGACGGTGACGGCCAGCCGCGCGAGGGCGCGCAGGTCGCCGAGCTCACGCGATGGATGCCCGACCCGACCCCGGCAACCCGACCCGGTCCTCAACAATGGCCAGCCGGGATGCGGGTGATCGCCCGCCGGGAACGACCACACCCCGGCGCGCAACTACGCCTCACCGACCAGGACGGGTGGCGCATCACCTGCTTCGCCACCAACACCCACGGCCCCGGCTGGACACTGGACACACTGGAAGTACGCCACCGGCAACGAGCCCGTTGCGAGGACCGTATCCGCGCGCAGAAAGACACCGGCATGCGCAACCTGCCCTTCCACGGATACGCCCACAACCAGATCTGGCTGGAAATCGCCGCACTAGCGGCGGACTTGCTGGCCTGGACCCAAACCCTGGCCTGGGACACACACCAACCCGCCAGACGCTGGGAACCCAAACGCCTACGGCTACGCATCCTGGCCGTCGCCGGCCGCATCATCCACAGCGGCCGACGACGACGCCTACGACTACCCCGCAACTGGCCCTTCAACCACCTCATCGACAACGCCTGGAAATCCCTACAACCCAGCTAAAAACGACGAACCAACCCCACAACCAGGACCGGAGAACCGGCGACACAGCGCCGGAAACCAGCCCTGCCACAAACAAACACACAGACCCCACAACCAGCCAAACAGTCACTCAACTCCCACGCGAAAGATCGAGGCTAGGGCCTGTTTCGAAGTCCCACGCGGCGATAGCCGATCCGCTGTCACATCTGTCTCGGGCCGCCTGACGGCGTTTGGATGTCGACTCTTATCCACGTGGGACTTCGAAACAGACCCTAGCGCTATGGAGGCTTGGCAGAAACCTCCACTACGAAGCGAGAGAATGAATTAGATGGATCTTCGACTGCGACCGTTCCAACAGCGCGATCTGGACATGCTGCGCCGGTTCGCCACCGAGCCGGGCTTGATCGGCTTGGACTGGTCCGGTTTCCGGGACGCCGAAGCGCCGGCGCGGAGGTTTGCCGAGGACGGCTATCTGTCCACTGTAGACGGACGCGATGCGCGACTGGTCGTCGAGACGCCCCAGGAGACGTCCGCCGCCGGGTTCGTCAGCTGGCGGGTCGGTCCGGTCAGCGAACATCACTGGGAAATCGGCATCGCCCTGTTGCCTGAGTGCCGTGGCCAGGGCATTGGTTGGCGCGCGCAGGCGATGCTGTGCGACTACCTTTTCCACCACACGCCGGCGCAACGCATCCAGGCCGGTACGCACCCGGAGAACGCCGCCGAGCAGAAGGCGTTGGAGAAGGCCGGATTCCGGTTGGAAGGGGTGATCCGCGCGGTCGAGTTCCGCGCCGGCCAGTGGCGGGACGGCTGGCTCTACAGCCGGCTCCGCGACGATCCGTCGCCACTGGCCGGCGCCGGCTAGGGTCTGTTTCGAAACAGGACCTAGTTGTAGAGCTTGATCTCGCCGAGTTGGAACAGATAGAAGCCGTTCTCCGGCAGACGTTGCAGATGGCTGGCATAGACGCGTACGCACCGCGCGTTGACCGGCGCGAATCCAAGCGTCTGACGGAAACCGCCGGGGTTGGCCTGACCGGTGCGGCTGGCGACGGTGGTGAAGGTGGCGCAGTCCGGCGAGGTCTGGATGCTGACATCCACCGGGAAACCCTTGCCTTCGTTGCCGGCGTCGTCACGCGGAAACAGGTCGACGCGGCTGATCGTCCTGGCGCTGCCGAGATCCAGCTGGATCCACTCCGGATGGTCGGTCGACACACCCCACTGGCTTGACCAACCGTGCGCCGCGCCGCCGGTGCTTTCCGTGCCGTCGTTGACGAACGCCGTCGACCAACCCCAGTCCTGGATCGAGCTGGAGGCGCTCACGGTGCTCGACACGGCCTGGTTGGCGCTGCCGTAGACCTGCATTTCAGCCAGTTGGAAATAGTGGTTGGTGTCCGCGACGCCAGGACAGCCGAGAGCCAGGTTGGAGCCGACGGCGCGGATGTAGCGATGGCTGCCGGAGACCGAGAAAACCTGCGCGGTGGCCGGTTGTGGCAGCGGCTGCGCGAAATTCGACGTGCTCAGTGTCGTCCATCCGGCGTTGGGGTCGTTGCTGCCTTGGATCTGTACGGTCCCTGGAAAGCCGTAACCTTCGCAGTCCTTGTCGTCGCGAGGAAACAGCTTCACGCTGTCGACATGCATCGAGCTGCCGAGGTCGACGTACGCCCATTCCGTGTGGTTGGCGTCCGGGTATCCGGCACTGGCCCAGCCATTCACCGCCGGACCGTTGTCGGCGCGCGGAAAAGTGTGGTTGAGTCCGTCGGTCAGCGCGGCTCGTGACCAGCCCCAGTTTTCCACCGAGCTGCTGCTCGTGACCGGCCGGCCGAAGGCCAGGTCACGTGAACCGATCGCGATCGGTGTCGGACCCACCTGGGCGGCGTCGGTCACGGCGTCGCCGGTTGGTTCGAGGACGTACGCGACCACGGCTGAAGCGCCGAGGTTGAGCGTACGAGTAAATGCCTGTGTCGGCGCGACGATCCGACTTTCCTGTGGATCCGCATTCTCCCGCGGCCCCACGTCCCAACCGCGAGTGCCGGCGGCGAAATCCGCGTAATAGTTGCCATGTGTGGCGTCGACCAGATATTGGGTGACCTTGAGATTCGACGTGCCAGGAAGGTGGTCGAGGGTCAGCGTCAGGTTGGTGGCCGCGTTTTGGTCGTTCCAGGCGAGGATGGTGACCTTTCCGGTCGCCGGATCCTTGGTGGCGATGGCGCCGACCGGCTCGTCCGTGCCGGTGCCGGAGGTCGACAGGATCGTCGGCTGCATCAGGTCATAGAGCTTGACCGCGTTGTACGTGGCCTTCCGGT
Proteins encoded:
- a CDS encoding IS1380 family transposase, translated to MKVNRVGGLVLDPARESLVSSAGGLLLRQTIRLSGVRRALSVALDPWRGRRVRHGPGKIVCDLATAVALGGDCLADVSVVRAQPGLFGPVASDPTISRLVSTLAGDVDAVLPAIRSARAQARCAVWKRRRPLAGRAGSRDGGQVIIDLDSTLVTAHSDKERACATHKRGFGFAPMCAFVDHGQYGTGESLVLQLRPGNASPWNKQDHVQALDLALAQLPEGERAQVLVRADSGACSKAFLHHITDLGLEYSIGFPAHETVKAAMEAIPPQAWRPAVDGDGQPREGAQVAELTRWMPDPTPATRPGPQQWPAGMRVIARRERPHPGAQLRLTDQDGWRITCFATNTHGPGWTLDTLEVRHRQRARCEDRIRAQKDTGMRNLPFHGYAHNQIWLEIAALAADLLAWTQTLAWDTHQPARRWEPKRLRLRILAVAGRIIHSGRRRRLRLPRNWPFNHLIDNAWKSLQPS
- a CDS encoding GNAT family N-acetyltransferase, with the protein product MDLRLRPFQQRDLDMLRRFATEPGLIGLDWSGFRDAEAPARRFAEDGYLSTVDGRDARLVVETPQETSAAGFVSWRVGPVSEHHWEIGIALLPECRGQGIGWRAQAMLCDYLFHHTPAQRIQAGTHPENAAEQKALEKAGFRLEGVIRAVEFRAGQWRDGWLYSRLRDDPSPLAGAG
- a CDS encoding GH39 family glycosyl hydrolase; translated protein: MTKAKIGTLCAAVTIAASALLAPPSAQAATVSITSHYDTAAGTFDKSKYLNANEGGYLTHTSLNWLPEAYDGFAGAGLRMVTITHLPNENFYNVVTKGKDDLLYDFSRLDRVVLPLVRHGMTPVMEIGFTPQALGGADRTQGFNNAIPNDNRRWKSVVQNLVQHYADLGYRGWYWEVWNEPSAPNFWKDADVSTYDLMYQATAEGVRAGDPSAKVGGPVVHAPNLAFTNSFLAFLKDNPAVPLDFLSFHEYGGAFDTQGTMAALQNAGRGGTPIFVTEWNSTANMANGPGTSTDINAAYVARQINRAVGKPELAKIFFFSPKEGLTPSQLFNGDLGIMTVDNHRKATYNAVKLYDLMQPTILSTSGTGTDEPVGAIATKDPATGKVTILAWNDQNAATNLTLTLDHLPGTSNLKVTQYLVDATHGNYYADFAAGTRGWDVGPRENADPQESRIVAPTQAFTRTLNLGASAVVAYVLEPTGDAVTDAAQVGPTPIAIGSRDLAFGRPVTSSSSVENWGWSRAALTDGLNHTFPRADNGPAVNGWASAGYPDANHTEWAYVDLGSSMHVDSVKLFPRDDKDCEGYGFPGTVQIQGSNDPNAGWTTLSTSNFAQPLPQPATAQVFSVSGSHRYIRAVGSNLALGCPGVADTNHYFQLAEMQVYGSANQAVSSTVSASSSIQDWGWSTAFVNDGTESTGGAAHGWSSQWGVSTDHPEWIQLDLGSARTISRVDLFPRDDAGNEGKGFPVDVSIQTSPDCATFTTVASRTGQANPGGFRQTLGFAPVNARCVRVYASHLQRLPENGFYLFQLGEIKLYN